A window of Feifania hominis genomic DNA:
GGGAATGGGGCATCTAAATCGCAATGTAAAATGAGAATAGACTCATGCCGAACCGGGATTCTCATTTTGAACCGGGTATCTTTTTTGTAACGCAAACCCACGTCGGAGCAAAATCCGCTTTGCGCCTCGGGCAATCGGTTCGTCTGCCGGCGGCACACTTTCGACGCAACCTGGTTTGCGGCCGTGGGAGCGCACTGTTTGAAGAGACCTTGTGAAAAAGTAGTCAAAATAATCTTGCCTGGCGCGCGCTCTATGATATAATAGGCTACAGAGCTGTAATTCTGTTTGAATCAGATTGTGAAACGAACTCTCTGGGAATACCAAAAGAGGCGGCGGAAAAACACAGTCAGTGAATTTGTTCGCGCCATGTTCTGCACAACAGGTGAAGACTTTGACGGACAAGCAGGCCGGCCGCCGTGACCCGCCGGCCGAGCTGAAACCGGTAAAGCTTTCCTGTGCCACATGTCCGCGGCACTTTGGAGTACGATATCAGAGAGACCACGAAAGGAGCGTTACCATGTACTGTACGCGAAACATCACCGAATCCATCCACTGGGTCGGCGGCAGCGACCGCCGCCTGGCGCTGTTTGAAAATCTCTTTCCGATCCCGCGGGGCGTCGCCTACAACTCCTACCTGATTCTCGATGAGAAGACGGCGCTGATCGACACGGTCGACTCCTCGATCACCCGCCAGTTTGTCGAGAACATTCTGCATACGCTCGGCGGCCGCCCGCTCGACTACCTTGTGGTCAACCACATGGAGCCTGACCACTGCGCGAGCATCGAGGAGCTGATGCTGCGCTTCCCGAATCTTCAGATCGTGGGCAACGCCAAGACCTTTGCCCTGATCGGCCAGTTTTACCATCTGCCGCTCGAGGGGCGCACCGTCACGGTCAAAGAGGGCGACACTCTGCCGCTGGGCCGCCACACGCTGTGCTTTACGTTCACGCCCATGGTCCACTGGCCGGAGGTCATGATGACCTATGAGCGCAGCGAGAAGATTCTCTTCTCGGCTGACGCCTTCGGCAGCTTCGGCGCGCTCGGCGGCAACCTGTTCAACGACGAGCTCCACTTTGAGCGCGACTGGCTGCCCGATGCCCGGCGCTACTTTGCCAACATCGTCGGCAAGTACGGCCCCCAGGTGCAGGCGGCGCTCAAGAAGCTTTCGGGGGTCGACATCCGGCTGATCTGCCCGCTGCACGGGCCGGTCTGGCGAAGCGACCTTGCGTGGTTTTTGAACAAATACGACCTCTGGAGCCGCTATGAGCCGGAGGAGCGCGCCGTCGCGCTGTTCTATGGCTCGATGTACGGCGACACCGAGAACGCCGTGAATATTCTCGCGGGTCAGCTCGCGCAGGCCGGTGTGCAGGACATCGCGGTCTACGACGTCTCGAGCACCCATGTCTCGCAGCTTATCGCCGAGATCTTCCGCTGCAGCCATCTGGTGTTCGCCGCGCCCACTTACAACAACGGCGTATATCCCGCCATGGCGAATCTGCTGCACGACATGAAAGCCCTGAATGTGCAGAACCGTACCGTGGGCCTTGTGGAGAACGGTTCGTGGGCGCCCGCCGCCGGCAAGCAGATGGCGGCGATGCTCGGCGAACTCAAGGGCATGCAGATTCTCGAGCCCGTGGTCACGCTCAAGTCGGCGCTCGACGAGCAGAGCCTCGCGGCACTTACACAGCTCGGCGAAAGCCTCGCCGAGAGCCTGCGCGCATAGAAAGACAGAGAGAAAGCGGACCCTGCGGGTCCGCTTCTTATTTTGAAGTGAGCTTTATAAAACGCAGAGAAAGGCCGGTTCAGTCCAAACACCATTTTGCAATCTTTGCAATCAGCTCTGTCGGCAGCGCTTTGCGATAGGGAAAGTAGATTGCATTTTTCTCTGTGACAAAACCGTCTAATTCGCAGGCAAATGCTTCAATGGCTTCAGCCCCTGCATAAAAACTGATGTGGTTTTTGCAGGCGGAAAAAGAGACGGACTTTCCCTCTTTTTCATAATACGGCATACTCCACAAGATGCGTTCATTGATAGATGGGGCGCTGCTTTGCAATGTGGTCATCATTTCTGTCAAATGGGAATGTGCTTCCGGCGGCTGCAAAGCGATGTATTCCAATACAGTCTCAGGCGCTTTTCCGCAATAGTGTCCCTGATTTGTTCTTTTAAACGCTCTTTTGCATTTGGGGCATATCCACATATATTATTGCCGCCTCCTCTGTTGCATTGATTCATTTTAATATTTGTCCCGATTCGGCCATGTGTCACTGCTAAAAAGCTATGAAAGAAAGGCCCGAACAGTTTAAGGCAATCTGCATTGAAAAAATACAGAGAGATATCGTATAGTTGAGTAAAGAGAGCTTAAGAGCTTTTGCATCTATATAGAATGTATTTGGCAAAGGGGTGTGATGAAATGCAGATCATTGACAGGCTTTTGGAAGCACCGTGTTACATCATGGATTTTCTTCCTCGACAGACTCCAAAGGATGGGAGCGGACAATTTTTTAAAGTAGAAAACTATTTGCTCAACCATTACGGGCGCTATGGGTTGAGAGAAAGATACACTCGTGTTATTTTGAAAGCAATGTGCTATTATCCAGTATCCGTTCATTGGGGCGGATGGATTGAACAGCCTTTGCCTGACCAGATGGCGGAAATCATTGACACCATTATGGAAAATCATTCAGGCGATATGAATATGCTATTCACAAGTAAAAATGCCCTGCTTCAATTTGGATGGGATTGCCTGAATATAAGCATTTATAATCCAGACGAAGAAATGTGTATCCTGTTTGAGCGAATCGCTGCCTCAGAGGGATTGTTTTGGCGAAAATCAGAATAAGCTGGTGAATCTGCCACTAAACCGGCACGTACAGCCCAGAGGAGCAAGGTTGACATATGCCTTGCTCCTTTTCCTGCGCCAATGTTGATCTGGCAGAGTTTTTTCCGTGCGGCTTCGGGTTGACATAGGAGCGTTCCATCATAAAAAATGGCTGCAGACTAAACAGTCGGCCGCATAGGGCGTGCCCTCTGACAGAGACTGCATTTTATGAAACTTCGCTTTGCCGGTGTAAAAATCCTGCGTGCAGCAGCAGCGTCGGGTCCATGCCGCTGCCGGAGAGAGCGGCGCCGGTCCGGCGCGGGCCGCGCAGCCGTCAGTCCATGATGCTGTCTGCCACGAGCTGCGCCCACTGCTCGAGCGCAAGAGAGCTGCCGCCGGACTGATAGAAGAGCACATGCACAACGACGCAGCCGTCCTGTATCACAACCGTCGGAAAGTGCAGCCCGGTGTAGTAGGCCGTCGCATAGTCCGCGCCGAGATCGAGCGGGCCGATCAGCTCAAAGCCCTTTTCGCGGCTGTCAATGCGGCGGTACTCGTGCGCGAGCCGCCGGGCGAGCCAGGGGCTCGCCGCCTCGTGGTAGTCGACATAGAGCCCGCCGTCCAGCAGAACGCTGCCGTCTGCGCCGGTGATCTGCGCGTGCTCGCCGTAGTCGAAATTGCGCGGGGCGAGCAGATCCGACCACTCCTTGACGCAGTTGAAGTTGAGACTCATGCCGCGCATGGTCATACGGTAGCCGACGCCGTCGGGGCCGGCAAAATCACGCAGGGTGGCAAAGGGAAACTCGCCCGCATAGTCCTCGAGCGGAATTTTATCCCCATTCATGACGTCGACGCTCCACCCGCGCAGCAGAAGAGCGGCAAACAGAACAATCAGCGCGAGCTGCAGCGCGTTTTTTGCATGGTAGCGGCCGGCTCTCTTCGGGCGGCTGTCTGCCGTCTCCCAGCCGCCGCTTCGAAGCTTCTTCTGCAGCCGGCGAAGAGAGAGAAAGGCCGCCAGGGAATCGGCGAACATCCACACGGCGAGCAGTGCCCCCAGAAGAAAAAACCAGGTTTTCACATTGATCATGGTGAGAAACAGCCCGCCGCGCAGCATGAGAAGCGGATAGACGATCAGCCAGAACAGAATCGAGAGAACCGAGCCCGCCTGGCGCTTTTTCACGCTCTCCAACGCCAGCGCCTGCACCAGGGGATCGGTGTTCAGCTCCCGCGCGCCGGGCTCAAACGTGCGGTAGATGTAAAAGCCCCCGCGCCGCGCCACATAGCTCCAGGCGTATTTCTCGCCCAGCTCCACCGCCTGCAAGTCCGGCTCGCCGCCGTCGTCCGCCCACATGCTCGTGCTCTTCTGGGCGGCCTCGAGGCGGTATCGAGCGGGGCGGGGCTCGCCGCACTCAAAGACCGCCACACCGGCGAAAAAGCCATCCCGGGCCAGAAAGAACCCGCGGCCCGCCATGTCACAAAGCCAGCTCTCCATGCCCTCGACATCATAGGCGGGGCAGGGGGGCAGGCAGTATTTTCGCCGTCTCTTCTCGTCTGCCATCTTCAACCCTCCGACAGGCCGGCAGCCTCGGCGTCGGCAACACACTGCCGCAGACGCGCGAGCTCCTCGCGGTAGGCCGCCGCGCCTTTCTGTGTGATGCAATAGGTGCGCCGCCTGCCGTCGACCTCAATTTCCCGAATGTATTTTTCCCGCTCGAATTTGGCGAGAATGGTGTACAGCGTCGCCGGCCCGATTTTGAGCCGGCCGCCGGTGTGCCGGTCGATGTAATCGGCAACATCCGTTCCGCACATGTCGTGCTGGCGAAAGGCCATGAGCACATAGAACATGGATTCCGTGAGCACTTCCATCGCCCTGCGCGGCATGGGAATCCCCCCTGTAGGTGATATCGTATTATGATATCATTTTATGATATTATAAACCAAAAGGTGTGTCCTGTCAAGCCGCCGCCGAAGACGGCCGCGCAAAGCGGGCGTCGGTGGGCTTCCAGGGCGACAAGAACAGCAAATGACAAACTGTCGTTTCAAAAGCGCCCCCGGGAGGGAGCTTTTTTTATCTGTTCGTCAAACAGGGTAAGACAGGTGTAAGATACAGCCGGATGGCAAACACTAGGGAAAAAGAGAAACGGAGGGCCCTTATGAACCAAAAGGAATATCCGCCCGAGGTGCAGAGCTTTCTCGAGCATTTGCGCGCCATGGAGCGCAGCGAGAGCACCATTGAAAAGTACCGCAGAGACATTCAACTGTTTTACCAGCATCTGCCGCAGGGCGGGCAGATCACGAGAGAAGCCACTGCCGCGTTCAAGAGCGCGCTCTGCGCGCACCGGGCAGCTGCCACCGTAAACTCCATGCTGGTGGCGCTCAACGGCTATCTCACCTACATCGGCAGACCCGATTGTCGGGTGAAGCTGCTGCGGCGCCAGCGCAGACTCTTTCGCGAACAGAGCCGGGAACTGACGCGCGGGGAGTACGAGCGGCTGCTCGCAGCGGCCGCCCATGCCGGGCGCGAGAGGCTCGGGCTTTTGCTGCAGGCCATCTGCGCCACAGGCGTGCGCGTGGGCGAGGTGAAGTATCTCACGGTGGAAGCTGCGCGCGCCGGAAAGGCTGAGATTGCGCTCAAGGGCAAGGTGCGCACCATTTTGCTGCCCGGCAAGCTCTCGCGCAAGCTTCTGCGGTATGCCGCGGGACAAAAAATCGCCTCGGGCGAGATCTTTCTCACCCGAGGCGGTCGAAGTCTTTCCCGCAAGCTGATCTGGGCCGAGATGAAGCGCCTGTGCAGCCGTGCGGGGGTGGAGCCGTCCAAGGTATTTCCGCACAACCTGCGCCATCTGTTCGCGCGCTGTTTCTACCAGTCCTGCCGCGACATCGTCCGGCTCGCGGATGTACTGGGTCACTCCAGCGTGGAGACCACGCGCATCTACCTTGTCTCAACCGGTGCGGAGCACGAGAGAACGCTCGACCGGCTCAGACTGATCTCATAGACAAAATCAGAATTTTGTCCACTTCCATAGCAGAATACATAGAAAATCCATTTTTGTGACACCTCTAGATTACCATGATTTCCCCTCGAATTCAATCATTTTTGTGTTTGGAACGCAGGAAACCAGGCCGACGAATCGCTTGAATCTTCATCGGTCTGGTTTTGTTGTTTTTCAGCGGCTCTTTTTGGCGGAACCGCTGTTTTTTTTCGCGTTTTTTACGCGATGCCCAGCGGGGAAGTGGACAAAATTCTGATTTTGTCCACCCCTGAATCCGAGGGAGGAGTGATGCGGCACTCACTGTGACAGACGACCCCAAAAGACTAAGAGGAGGAAATGCAACATGAGTACAAGATGCAAAAAGTGGCTTGCCTGCGCGCTTGCGGTGGGTATGCTCCTCGCGGCACTGCCGGCGACGGCCCTCGCCGCCGCGAGTGAAATCACCGGCGTGAGCGTGGTGGACGGGGACGACGGCTACACCGAGGTGGAAACCCCCGTGCCGGGCCAGAAGCTGACGGCAAACATCCAGACTGACGACGGCGTGATCGGCGCCTACCCGCGCGATGAGAGAGCGAGCTACAAATGGTACTACGAGGACAGCAGCGATACCGTGCTCGGCACAGAGCCGACCTACACGGTCACCGGCGACAACGCCGACAGAACTCTCTGCGTCGAGGTCAACGTGGAGGGCCTCACAGGCGGCCCGCAGACCTGGAAGGCGACCGCCGCCGTGCCGAAGCCCACGGTTGACAGCGTGAGCGTGGTGGACGGAGACGACGGCTACACCCCGGTGGAAACCCCTGCGCCGGGCCAGAAGCTGACGGCAAACATCGTCACGAGCGTGGGCGTGATCGGCTCCTACCCGCGCCATGAAAAGGCCCACTACAAATGGTACTACAAGGACAGCAGCGACACCGTGCTCGGCACGGAGCCGACCTACACCGTCACCGGCGACAACGCCGACCGGACTCTCTGTGTGGATGTGAGCGTGGACGGCTACGAGGGGACAAAGACCTGGGAGGCAACCGCCGCCGTGCCGAAACCCACAGTCGACAGTGTAAACGTGGTGGACGGAGACGACGGCTACACCCCGGTGACCGTCCCCGTCGCCGGTCAGAAGCTGACGGCAAACATCGTCACAAGCGTGGGTGAGATCGGGTCCTATCCGCGCCATGAAAAAGCACACTACACCTGGCACTACGAGGGCAGCGACGCGGTGCTCGGCACCGAGCCCGTCTTCACGGTCACACAGGACAACCTCGCACAGGTGCTCTGCGTGGATGTGAGCATCGAGGGCTATGAGGGCACAGCGAGCTGGACGGCCGCAGGCGCCGTAGAGGAACCCGCCGTGACCCCGCCCTCCGGCGGCGGTGGCGGCACCATTGTCGCGCCCTATGCGATCACCGTTGACAAGAGCGAGCACGGAACCGTGACGGCGAGCTCTCCGAGCGCTGTCACAGGCACCACCGTCACCCTGACGGTCACGCCTGATCAGGGCTACTTCCTCAAGAGCATCAGCGCCGTAGACGGGGCGGGAACCACCCTGTCGCTGACCGAGCTCGACGGCGGTAAATACACCTTTACCATGCCCGGCAGCGCCGTCACCGTCAAAGCGGTCTTTGCGCCGGACGGCAGCGCAACCGGTCTGCCCTTTGCCGACGTCCGAGAAAACGACTGGTATCTCGGCGCGGTGCGCTACGTCTACGAGGCGGGTATGATGAACGGTGTCGCCGCTGACGCCTTTGCCCCCAACGCGACGCTGACCCGCGGCATGATTGCCCAGGTGCTTTACAACCTCGAGAGCAGGCCGGCAGTCACCGGCTCCGCCTTTGACGATGTGGCCGCGGGCGCCTGGTATGCGAGCGCGGTCAACTGGGCCGCCTCGAAGCAAATCGTGGGCGGCTACGGCGGCGGTCTCTTCGGCCCCGAGGACAGCATCACCCGCGAGCAGATGGCGGCAACGCTGCTGCGCTATGCCGGATACAAGGGCTATGATGTGAGCCAGAGAGGCGATCTGTCGGCCTTTGCCGACGGCGCAGAGACCTCCGCCTGGGCGGTTGAGTCGATGCAGTGGGCCGTCGGTACGGGACTTCTCTCCGGCAGGGAAAACGCCGTACTCGATCCGACCGGCACAGCCACCCGCGCCGAGGTGGCGCAGATTCTCATGAACTTCTGTGAGAAAATCGCAAAGTGACCACTCTCTAATAGAGGGGCGCTCCCACGGGAGCGCCCCTCTTTTTTGCCAGCGGCGGGTGTCCGCACGGGTATTTTTTATACAATTTCGGCCGTGTGACAAAAGTTTTGACACCGGCACGGTGCTGTCGATTGCAGGGCGGGATGCGCGGCGCTACACTGGAACCAGTGAGAAAAAGGAGTGTCGGTTATGAAGAAAATCGGAAAAATCCTCATGGCGCTGGGCACTGCCGCCGGGGCGGCGGGCGCTGTGGCGCTCGCGCGCGAGGCGCGGCGGACAAGGCAGGCAGAACAGGCTCTCGAGCAGATGCCGCTGCACCAGCTCAGAGAAAGATTTGCCGCGGTGCACCGGGAGCCCGGCCGCACGGTTATCACCATTCCCGACAGCATGCTTCTGGCCGATAAGCTGAGAGTCTGCGCGGGTGTTTTGAGAAAGCCGAAAGGGGGCGCCGGGGATGCGGAGAGTGGAAGCGAACTTTGACTTCGCGCGTGAAATTGCCGCGCGGTGGAACAAAAAGCTCAAATCGGTGCGCATTGCGAGTTTTGTCATCAGCGTCCTGATGGTGGTCTGCGCCGTGCTGTGCATGGTCTTCCCCGTGCAGTCGGTAGTCGTGGCCGAGATACTCGCCGCCGTTGTCATCATCGCGCTGGGCGTCTATGAGTGCGTCGACTACTTCTGCGCACCCGCCTATCTGCGCGAGGCCGGTGTGCTCGTCAGCGGCATTCTCAACGCCGTGCTCGGCGTCATGCTGCTCTGCTCCCCGAGGGGGGCTGCCATTTCGAGCTTTGCGTTTCTCTTCGGCGTTGTGATGATGGTGCTCGGCGTCGACAAGATCGCCCTCGCGGGCAAGCTGAGTTACTTTGCCGTCACCGGCTACGGCTGGGTGGTCGCAAGCGGCGTGCTGAACGTCCTGGGTGCGGTGGCTTTCTTCGTCGCCCCGTTTTTCTCGACACTGGTGCTGCACGCAGTGATCGCAGGCTATCTTCTCATCGACGGCGTGACGCTCTTCATTGAGGCGATCTCGATGAAAGATCTGAAAATCCGCTGAACATGACAAAAGAGCGCGCCCCTTTTTGGGGCGCGCTCTGCGTTCAAAGGTACAGGGCCTTTTTGGGGCAGGTCTCGATGCAGGAGAAGCACAGAATGCACTCGGTTCCAAAGCGGCGGTTTCGCGCGTTGTTTGTCATGTCGACGTCCATTGGGCAGACGCTTTTACAGACCCCGCAGCCGACGCACTTCGCCGTGTCGTTTTTCACGCGCAGCAGGGAGAAGTAGCTCGCGGGTTTTAAAAAGACCGTAACGGGACAGACATATTTGCAAAAGGCCCGATTGTCGCGCAGCGCAAAAGCAAGGCCGATTCCCACCGCATAGTAGAGCAGATTGCCCGCGAGAAAGCTCCAGAACATGATGCTCTCGAGGTTGGGAACCCGCAGCACGAAGAGAGCCCCCACAAAGAGCAGCGAGAGCGCAAAAACCAGGTACCGCACCACGCCGAGCCGCCGAAGTCTCGGCGCGCGGGGTGTCTTGAAGGGCAGCAGATCGAGCACCATTGCCGTCCAGCAGGCGTAGCCGCACCAGCCCCGACCGAAGAAGAGCGGGCCGAGTATCTTGGCGACGACATAGTGGATGACCGCCGCCTCGAACACGCCAAGAAACAGATAGTACCAGAAGCCCTCAATCTGCATATTCTCTCCACGGAGAATCCCGAGGTAGACTAGCATGTAGAGCCCGACGGCAAACTGTACGACCGTGCGGGCATGGCGCAGACGTGCGGCGTAAAAGGCGGTGCCGAGTGCGAGACAGGTGCCGATGTAGGAGAAGTTGAACAGGTAGAAGAGGTTGTCGAGCATGAGCCACAGTGTGACGGCAATCGCCTCAAAGAGCAGCCAAAGCAGTACCGAGACCGTGTATTTTTTCATAGCCACCTCCCTGGCGCATCCGCCTGTTGTGCGGGCGCCGCAGGCTTATAATACCATGTTCCCCGGCGGCCATGCAAGGGGAGCACATGGCAGGAGAATCCCCCGCGCCGCCACATGACTGGAACACAGATGGCGTACGCCATGTTTTGCGCGTGGAATGGGATGGCAGAGCCGATTCAGCTGCCCGGCAGAGTGTCGGCCACGCGTAAAAAACCTGTTATTTTGCGATCTGTTTGCCTTGACGCAGGACAGGCGGCGGGATATACTCTTCTTGCAAGAACCCAAATTCATATTGTGAGGGAACAAAAGATGAAAAAGAGAACCATTGGTATCCTGCTCGCTCTGACCCTTTGCCTTGGCTTCTGTGCCGGCGCTCTCGCAACCGACGGCAACGAGACCATCAGCGCGATTCTCAACCGTAAGGTCAAAATCTCCTACAACGGCGAGATTCAGAATCTCAAAGACGGCAACGGCGTCGCGGTCTATCCGCTGACCTACAACGGCACGACCTATCTGCCGGTTCGCGCGGTTGCGGGTCTTCTGGGTCTGCCGGTCGACTTTGACTCCTCGACGGACACCGTTCTGCTCGGCACCTCAGAGAAGCAGCCCTCTGCGCTGGTCAGCAAGACCAACAGCGGCACCAATGAGTACTCCTGGATCATCCGTGAGAGCGAAGAGCTCAAGATCACCGGCGACTCCGGCATTCAGGAATATCAAAACGGCATCGCCTGGAAAATCTGGAACGGCAGCGCCTCGGTCAGCAGGGAGCGCGTGCTCTACTTTGATCTGAGCGGCCACACCGAGATCAGCTTCACCGCGTGGAGCGACATTGCGGCGAAAGTCTATGTCTACGATCAGGACTACAACGTGCTCACCTCGTTTGAGCTGACGCCGAACGCCCTGACGCCCAAGACCGTCAACATCGCCGGCGCGAGCAAGATCGCCTTTGGTGCCAACGGCCCTGCCGGCTCCAAGGGCATGCTCAAGATTCTCGACGCCACAGTAAAATAAGATCGCTGCCCGGCCGGTCTGCGGCCGTGACATCCACAGCAAAAAGGCTCTCCCGCAGGGAGAGCCTTTTTCTCTTACGCCCGCGGCGAGACACCGCACGCATTCGGCGTGGCGCGCCACGCAGCGCGCGATCCTGCAATAGAAACGGGCGGCGTGTAAAACGCCGCCCGCTTTTGCGCAGAGAAAATCAGAAGTTCTGCTGATTCTCGCAGTTCTCCTGCCCCTGCTGATTTTGAAAGCGGTTGTTCTGCTGTTTGTTCTGCTGCTGATTCTGCTGCTGGTTCTGGAAGCGGTTCTGCTGGTTTTTGTTCTGCTGACGGTTATTCTGATTCTGGTTTTTCATTCCAAAAGTCT
This region includes:
- a CDS encoding FprA family A-type flavoprotein, with the protein product MYCTRNITESIHWVGGSDRRLALFENLFPIPRGVAYNSYLILDEKTALIDTVDSSITRQFVENILHTLGGRPLDYLVVNHMEPDHCASIEELMLRFPNLQIVGNAKTFALIGQFYHLPLEGRTVTVKEGDTLPLGRHTLCFTFTPMVHWPEVMMTYERSEKILFSADAFGSFGALGGNLFNDELHFERDWLPDARRYFANIVGKYGPQVQAALKKLSGVDIRLICPLHGPVWRSDLAWFLNKYDLWSRYEPEERAVALFYGSMYGDTENAVNILAGQLAQAGVQDIAVYDVSSTHVSQLIAEIFRCSHLVFAAPTYNNGVYPAMANLLHDMKALNVQNRTVGLVENGSWAPAAGKQMAAMLGELKGMQILEPVVTLKSALDEQSLAALTQLGESLAESLRA
- a CDS encoding iron chaperone; protein product: MEYIALQPPEAHSHLTEMMTTLQSSAPSINERILWSMPYYEKEGKSVSFSACKNHISFYAGAEAIEAFACELDGFVTEKNAIYFPYRKALPTELIAKIAKWCLD
- a CDS encoding DUF2812 domain-containing protein, whose translation is MADEKRRRKYCLPPCPAYDVEGMESWLCDMAGRGFFLARDGFFAGVAVFECGEPRPARYRLEAAQKSTSMWADDGGEPDLQAVELGEKYAWSYVARRGGFYIYRTFEPGARELNTDPLVQALALESVKKRQAGSVLSILFWLIVYPLLMLRGGLFLTMINVKTWFFLLGALLAVWMFADSLAAFLSLRRLQKKLRSGGWETADSRPKRAGRYHAKNALQLALIVLFAALLLRGWSVDVMNGDKIPLEDYAGEFPFATLRDFAGPDGVGYRMTMRGMSLNFNCVKEWSDLLAPRNFDYGEHAQITGADGSVLLDGGLYVDYHEAASPWLARRLAHEYRRIDSREKGFELIGPLDLGADYATAYYTGLHFPTVVIQDGCVVVHVLFYQSGGSSLALEQWAQLVADSIMD
- a CDS encoding PadR family transcriptional regulator; protein product: MPRRAMEVLTESMFYVLMAFRQHDMCGTDVADYIDRHTGGRLKIGPATLYTILAKFEREKYIREIEVDGRRRTYCITQKGAAAYREELARLRQCVADAEAAGLSEG
- a CDS encoding tyrosine-type recombinase/integrase, whose translation is MNQKEYPPEVQSFLEHLRAMERSESTIEKYRRDIQLFYQHLPQGGQITREATAAFKSALCAHRAAATVNSMLVALNGYLTYIGRPDCRVKLLRRQRRLFREQSRELTRGEYERLLAAAAHAGRERLGLLLQAICATGVRVGEVKYLTVEAARAGKAEIALKGKVRTILLPGKLSRKLLRYAAGQKIASGEIFLTRGGRSLSRKLIWAEMKRLCSRAGVEPSKVFPHNLRHLFARCFYQSCRDIVRLADVLGHSSVETTRIYLVSTGAEHERTLDRLRLIS
- a CDS encoding S-layer homology domain-containing protein — encoded protein: MSTRCKKWLACALAVGMLLAALPATALAAASEITGVSVVDGDDGYTEVETPVPGQKLTANIQTDDGVIGAYPRDERASYKWYYEDSSDTVLGTEPTYTVTGDNADRTLCVEVNVEGLTGGPQTWKATAAVPKPTVDSVSVVDGDDGYTPVETPAPGQKLTANIVTSVGVIGSYPRHEKAHYKWYYKDSSDTVLGTEPTYTVTGDNADRTLCVDVSVDGYEGTKTWEATAAVPKPTVDSVNVVDGDDGYTPVTVPVAGQKLTANIVTSVGEIGSYPRHEKAHYTWHYEGSDAVLGTEPVFTVTQDNLAQVLCVDVSIEGYEGTASWTAAGAVEEPAVTPPSGGGGGTIVAPYAITVDKSEHGTVTASSPSAVTGTTVTLTVTPDQGYFLKSISAVDGAGTTLSLTELDGGKYTFTMPGSAVTVKAVFAPDGSATGLPFADVRENDWYLGAVRYVYEAGMMNGVAADAFAPNATLTRGMIAQVLYNLESRPAVTGSAFDDVAAGAWYASAVNWAASKQIVGGYGGGLFGPEDSITREQMAATLLRYAGYKGYDVSQRGDLSAFADGAETSAWAVESMQWAVGTGLLSGRENAVLDPTGTATRAEVAQILMNFCEKIAK
- a CDS encoding HdeD family acid-resistance protein, which encodes MRRVEANFDFAREIAARWNKKLKSVRIASFVISVLMVVCAVLCMVFPVQSVVVAEILAAVVIIALGVYECVDYFCAPAYLREAGVLVSGILNAVLGVMLLCSPRGAAISSFAFLFGVVMMVLGVDKIALAGKLSYFAVTGYGWVVASGVLNVLGAVAFFVAPFFSTLVLHAVIAGYLLIDGVTLFIEAISMKDLKIR
- a CDS encoding 4Fe-4S binding protein gives rise to the protein MKKYTVSVLLWLLFEAIAVTLWLMLDNLFYLFNFSYIGTCLALGTAFYAARLRHARTVVQFAVGLYMLVYLGILRGENMQIEGFWYYLFLGVFEAAVIHYVVAKILGPLFFGRGWCGYACWTAMVLDLLPFKTPRAPRLRRLGVVRYLVFALSLLFVGALFVLRVPNLESIMFWSFLAGNLLYYAVGIGLAFALRDNRAFCKYVCPVTVFLKPASYFSLLRVKNDTAKCVGCGVCKSVCPMDVDMTNNARNRRFGTECILCFSCIETCPKKALYL
- a CDS encoding stalk domain-containing protein, with protein sequence MKKRTIGILLALTLCLGFCAGALATDGNETISAILNRKVKISYNGEIQNLKDGNGVAVYPLTYNGTTYLPVRAVAGLLGLPVDFDSSTDTVLLGTSEKQPSALVSKTNSGTNEYSWIIRESEELKITGDSGIQEYQNGIAWKIWNGSASVSRERVLYFDLSGHTEISFTAWSDIAAKVYVYDQDYNVLTSFELTPNALTPKTVNIAGASKIAFGANGPAGSKGMLKILDATVK